CACCGACGGGCTGACCGTACGCGGCACCGGGGTGGTCAAGGGCCTGGACGCGGACCTCTCCGACGTGAGCGAACTGACCCCGGTGCTGGCCGCGCTCGCGACCGTGGCCGACGGCCCGTCCCGGCTGTACGGCGTGGCGCACATCCGGGGTCACGAGACCGACCGGCTGGCCGCACTCGCCCACGAGCTCACCACGCTCGGCGCCCAGGTGATCGAGTCCCCGGACGGCCTGGAGATCCACCCACGTCCACTGCACGGTGGGACCTTCCGGACCTACGCCGACCACCGGATGGCGCACGCCGCGGCCGTGATCGGCCTCACCGTCCCGGGGATCGAACTGGACGACGTGGGGTGTACCTCGAAAACCCTGCCGGAGTTCCCGGCACTATGGTCAGCGATGGTGGCGGGCGGCAGCGAACGGTAGCGGCCCGCCGGACCGGTCCGCGGCACGGTCGCGGCGCAACCGAGGGAGTCGAGCTGGCCGGCAAGCGGCGGGAGTACGACGAGGAGGACGTCCGGATCCGACCGGGGCGTTCGTCACGGCCGCGTACCCGTACCCGGCCCCGGCACGAGGACGCCGTTCCCGCCTTTGTGGTCTCCGTCGCCCGTGGCCGCTACATCTGCGTACTGATCGACCTGGACCGGGACGAGGGGCCGGGCGTACCCGAGGGCGGGACCGACGCGCCGGCGCTGGTGACCGCGATGCGGGCCCGTGAACTGGGGCGCAAGTCGGTGGTGGTCGGGGACCGGGTCTTCCTGGTCGGCGACACCACCGGCCGGGACGGGGCACTGGCGCGGATCGTCCGGATCGACGAACGTCGCTCGGTGCTGCGACGTACCGCCGACGACGACGAGACCACCGCCGAGGGCCGGCTGGAGCGGGTGGTGGTCGCCAATGCCGACCAGCTCGTCATCGTCAGCTCGCTGGCCGATCCACCGCCACGTACCGGTTTCATCGACCGCTGCCTGGTGGCGGCGTACGACGCCAACATCTCACCGCTGCTCTGCCTGACCAAGTCGGACCTGGCCAGCCCGGCCGAGGTGCTCGACTACTACGCCGAACTGGATCTGCGGTACGTGCTGCTCCGCCCGGACGCCGACCTGGCCGAGCTGCGCCAACTGCTCGGCGACCGGATCTCGGTCATGGTCGGCCACTCCGGCGTGGGAAAGTCGACGCTGGTCAACCGGCTGGTGCCGGCGGCCGCGCGGGCGGTCGGCACGGTCAGCGCGATCGGCCGGGGCCGGCACACCTCGACCAGTGCGGTGGCGCTGCACCTGCCACCGCTGTCGGCCGACGGGCCGGATCGCGGCGGTGCCGCCGGCTGGATCATCGACACCCCCGGCATCCGGAGCTTCGGACTCGCCCACGTCTCCGCCAACAGCTTGCTGCACGGCTTCTCCG
The Micromonospora pisi DNA segment above includes these coding regions:
- the rsgA gene encoding ribosome small subunit-dependent GTPase A, whose amino-acid sequence is MAGKRREYDEEDVRIRPGRSSRPRTRTRPRHEDAVPAFVVSVARGRYICVLIDLDRDEGPGVPEGGTDAPALVTAMRARELGRKSVVVGDRVFLVGDTTGRDGALARIVRIDERRSVLRRTADDDETTAEGRLERVVVANADQLVIVSSLADPPPRTGFIDRCLVAAYDANISPLLCLTKSDLASPAEVLDYYAELDLRYVLLRPDADLAELRQLLGDRISVMVGHSGVGKSTLVNRLVPAAARAVGTVSAIGRGRHTSTSAVALHLPPLSADGPDRGGAAGWIIDTPGIRSFGLAHVSANSLLHGFSDLVEGTVDCPPNCEHTAAEAECALPAWVAAGHADQRRLASYRRLLASRAGETE